From the Candidatus Zixiibacteriota bacterium genome, one window contains:
- a CDS encoding M1 family aminopeptidase has protein sequence MIAGRLRILLTLTILLFLTFDIPLSQPSESAGDWSSATPAQLHQQMWEAKSRALLNKQYAEQAVQAVPASTQTNYDVKFHDIYIRVNDTTEILYGRVKFVAEAAQNGVSQVEVDLYSNMVIDSIVAPTGQLAYTRLGNVVTVTLDQTYNTGQQFEFDFYYQGHPIEGGFQAFSFDINIYGSKVISSLSEPYFARTWWPCKDRPDDKVDSYKIAIEVDSGFYCGSNGSLDSTIATSANTKTYYYSVHYPMVTYLFSVAISRYTVWHDWYRYNGNQDSMLLTHAVYPAQYTYSLPRYGITPQAISLLSQTFGPYPFLTEKYGHSNFEWGGGMEHQTMTSMTGSSFGFSEPVVVHELTHQWWGDMITCKSWGHIWLNEGFASYGEAVYYLNRDGWSAYHTYMNGMAYSGGGTIYISDTSSVNNIFGSIVYDKGAWVVHMLRGILGEAEFADAMTAWYNSPYQHGSATTEEFRDVVEAATGVNIHNFIQDWIYGTLRPTYQYQWYSEARIGGGYYVYIFVKQTQTSNPQVFRMPVDFAVDHAAASSDTVVADINQRQQLFKYIVANSVTNVSLDPAGWVLKNAGMASWTLHIVTLDSELTDGLQYTAYNDTVLARGGSANRSFVIASGSIPSGITFSSTGILSGTTADSGNFTFLVRVTDNNSGASDSSQFTIRIEPRVLVPGDVNMDGTTDISDLQMMIDYLFFSGPAPVVIDLADMDASCAVDIADLTLLVDYLFFSGPPPVIGCVP, from the coding sequence ATGATCGCCGGAAGGCTTCGTATTCTCCTCACCCTCACAATTCTTTTGTTCCTCACGTTTGATATCCCCTTGTCACAGCCGTCCGAATCCGCGGGTGACTGGAGCAGCGCCACGCCTGCCCAGCTCCACCAGCAGATGTGGGAAGCCAAGTCGCGTGCGCTTCTGAACAAGCAATACGCCGAACAGGCCGTACAGGCGGTGCCGGCCAGCACGCAAACCAATTACGATGTCAAATTCCATGACATTTACATCCGCGTGAACGATACGACCGAGATTCTTTACGGCCGGGTGAAATTCGTGGCCGAGGCCGCCCAGAACGGGGTGTCGCAGGTGGAAGTCGATCTGTATTCCAACATGGTGATCGATTCAATCGTGGCGCCCACGGGTCAGCTTGCCTATACTCGCCTCGGGAACGTGGTGACAGTTACCCTGGACCAGACGTATAACACCGGCCAGCAGTTCGAATTCGACTTCTATTATCAGGGGCATCCGATTGAGGGGGGCTTTCAGGCTTTCTCGTTCGACATCAACATTTATGGATCCAAGGTGATCAGCTCGCTTTCGGAGCCGTACTTCGCGCGTACCTGGTGGCCATGCAAGGACCGTCCGGACGACAAGGTTGATTCCTACAAGATCGCAATCGAAGTCGACAGCGGCTTCTACTGCGGATCCAACGGGTCACTCGATTCGACTATTGCCACCAGCGCCAATACGAAGACCTACTATTACTCGGTCCATTATCCCATGGTCACCTATCTGTTTTCGGTGGCTATCTCCCGCTACACGGTATGGCATGACTGGTACCGCTACAACGGCAACCAGGATTCCATGCTGCTCACGCATGCTGTGTACCCCGCGCAGTACACGTATTCTCTGCCGCGTTACGGTATTACCCCTCAGGCAATTAGTCTGCTATCACAGACTTTCGGACCGTACCCATTCCTGACCGAGAAATACGGCCATTCCAATTTCGAATGGGGTGGTGGGATGGAGCACCAGACCATGACCTCCATGACCGGTTCGTCATTCGGGTTCTCCGAGCCGGTTGTGGTGCATGAACTCACGCATCAATGGTGGGGGGACATGATCACCTGTAAGTCATGGGGGCATATTTGGCTGAACGAAGGGTTCGCCTCGTATGGCGAGGCAGTGTATTATCTGAATCGCGACGGCTGGTCGGCCTACCACACCTACATGAACGGCATGGCCTATAGCGGCGGAGGCACCATTTACATCAGTGACACCAGCTCAGTGAACAACATCTTTGGTTCAATTGTCTATGACAAAGGCGCCTGGGTGGTGCACATGCTGCGCGGCATTTTGGGCGAAGCCGAATTCGCTGATGCCATGACCGCGTGGTACAACTCGCCGTATCAGCACGGCTCTGCTACCACTGAAGAATTCCGTGACGTGGTTGAGGCCGCGACCGGCGTCAATATCCACAATTTCATCCAGGACTGGATATACGGTACGCTCCGCCCAACCTATCAGTATCAGTGGTACAGCGAGGCGAGGATCGGCGGCGGCTACTACGTGTATATCTTCGTCAAGCAGACACAGACCTCCAACCCGCAGGTGTTTCGGATGCCGGTTGATTTTGCCGTGGACCACGCGGCGGCGTCATCGGATACGGTGGTCGCCGATATCAACCAGCGCCAGCAACTGTTCAAATACATCGTGGCCAACAGCGTTACCAACGTCTCGCTTGATCCCGCCGGGTGGGTGCTCAAGAATGCAGGCATGGCGAGCTGGACTCTGCATATCGTGACGCTCGACTCGGAATTGACCGATGGCCTTCAGTATACCGCGTACAACGATACCGTGCTGGCGCGCGGCGGCTCGGCTAACCGCTCGTTTGTGATCGCTTCCGGCTCTATTCCATCGGGCATCACCTTCAGTTCCACGGGAATACTCTCGGGCACGACCGCCGACAGCGGCAATTTCACATTCCTGGTGAGGGTAACGGACAACAACAGCGGAGCGTCCGATTCATCGCAGTTCACGATCCGGATCGAGCCCCGGGTGTTGGTGCCGGGTGACGTGAATATGGACGGCACCACGGACATCTCAGATCTTCAAATGATGATCGACTATCTGTTCTTCTCCGGGCCGGCGCCCGTGGTGATTGACCTGGCGGACATGGATGCCAGTTGCGCGGTCGACATCGCCGATTTGACACTCCTTGTGGATTACCTCTTCTTTTCCGGACCGCCGCCGGTGATCGGCTGCGTGCCGTGA
- a CDS encoding TonB family protein translates to MTSSNSTLYLAYGAYELKAAYQKNMILAEGLVILFTALIVGVSGLVMTKEAPLVIQPLKTADTVSAWILPTPTVILEKPEVQPINPARPVVEGGIPVPVDDDLLSDDLGQIPSQLELRALIGTGLDSDFGAGSVVVPGAAADAFPSPESLIILEIEPEFVLEVQPEYPRMARLAGISGTVWIRALVDKQGNVADAFVYRTSGSVVLDDAALGVAHQNKFKPGIQNGYPVKCWVSYRVKFVLTE, encoded by the coding sequence ATGACATCATCCAACTCGACACTGTATCTCGCCTACGGTGCATACGAACTCAAAGCGGCGTATCAGAAAAACATGATCCTGGCAGAAGGGCTCGTGATTCTCTTCACCGCACTGATCGTAGGCGTATCAGGTCTGGTCATGACAAAGGAGGCTCCGCTCGTGATTCAGCCTCTCAAAACCGCTGACACAGTCTCCGCGTGGATATTACCCACGCCGACCGTGATTCTGGAAAAGCCGGAAGTACAGCCCATAAATCCAGCCAGACCGGTGGTCGAAGGAGGCATTCCGGTTCCTGTCGATGATGATCTGCTTTCAGATGACCTGGGGCAGATTCCGAGCCAATTGGAATTGCGGGCTCTTATTGGGACAGGATTGGATTCTGACTTTGGGGCGGGCAGTGTTGTTGTCCCGGGGGCCGCCGCCGACGCGTTTCCATCGCCGGAATCACTCATCATCCTTGAGATCGAACCGGAGTTCGTTTTGGAGGTTCAGCCCGAATATCCCCGGATGGCTCGGCTGGCCGGCATAAGCGGGACAGTCTGGATAAGGGCGCTTGTCGACAAACAGGGGAATGTTGCAGATGCATTTGTTTATCGCACCTCTGGAAGCGTGGTGTTGGACGACGCGGCGCTTGGAGTCGCGCATCAGAACAAGTTCAAGCCCGGGATTCAGAACGGGTATCCCGTCAAATGCTGGGTATCCTATCGGGTGAAGTTTGTGCTGACAGAGTGA
- a CDS encoding DEAD/DEAH box helicase encodes MRLSDLERYGIPARLLAVWKELQGETLLPVQRQAVRKGLLGNPGETGPGRSLIVTAPTSSGKSFCAELAAARAIASRQKAILLYPLKSLAEEKFRRASTVFGSLGVDCLIVTGDHPENDRRFADGDYQLAIAIYEKLDLLLTASLDALRNVALVAVDELQMIAEPGRGALLERLLTKIVAATYRPTLLGLSAVIGDLSAARLADWLNAEVVAETTRPVDLIRGVATNGEFKYRSYNDGSDGMEPFLKTERGENSDAAILRQIKEQPGSTLVFVKSRRETIDLAFRLAAMVDWPSAESALSSLLDEEPSFLIRSLHSTLSHGVAFHNADLSADQRAAIEQAFIRKEIKVLFSTTTLALGVNLPADTVFLETVKFTSGVYGERPGLIPISRAEFDNMTGRAGRLGMAVSGPGRAVVLAESVFDQELLWRHYIDDQSTGTLSSAFDSMPQEDWLLSMIVSGLVRRTNDCERLLVHTFRNRGGEPLTISWLSVLERLAEHGLVVRHGDDGDIAATPVGAAIARNGLSCREGLHLLMGMANNRPSTPFGWTALALGSPDWTIPAGILTRRELVDNSAVKTLYQRFDHAVEEIGEFLPGSHRRQPLSYRAAAMLKATLALDDWCRLVPVQRLEERYQLHLGQLTNLGETAAHLVRGVAALLETVDRSDPIILSLRQHAFSLQHGLPVSMEEMHVQLGRVLRRGDFAKLHAAGIEELSALAELSSDELTKLLSSNSKADIIKELLKSIKEELPMTAPYMTSCEMIGSKPDSIEIDGGMTGDRYLVKINGVPLRLTGKSFKYFTKLAWARANRDGGWIYKEDIESGFNQARYLYRMKSELYTGLRSSWPVFENNRLGYYRLDVEPDKIVINFENLRNHFDYELRQLVPATRVSESRSNAQVSL; translated from the coding sequence ATGAGACTGAGTGATCTTGAGCGATACGGTATTCCGGCTCGACTGCTGGCTGTATGGAAGGAGCTGCAAGGGGAGACCCTGTTGCCGGTTCAGCGGCAAGCGGTGCGCAAAGGACTTTTGGGGAACCCCGGCGAGACCGGCCCGGGGAGAAGCTTGATCGTCACTGCGCCTACTTCGTCGGGCAAGTCGTTCTGTGCCGAATTGGCGGCAGCCAGGGCAATTGCGTCGCGGCAGAAGGCTATCCTGCTGTATCCGCTGAAATCGCTCGCGGAAGAAAAATTCCGCCGTGCAAGCACCGTGTTTGGATCGCTGGGGGTCGATTGCCTCATCGTCACCGGCGACCACCCGGAGAACGATCGGCGTTTCGCTGATGGTGACTATCAACTTGCGATTGCCATTTACGAAAAGCTCGATCTGCTGCTTACCGCCTCGTTGGACGCGCTCCGCAACGTGGCGCTGGTGGCGGTCGATGAACTTCAGATGATCGCCGAGCCGGGCCGCGGGGCGCTCCTGGAGCGACTTCTCACCAAGATCGTCGCTGCTACCTACCGGCCAACGCTGCTGGGGCTTTCAGCGGTTATCGGTGATCTCTCGGCGGCACGTTTGGCAGATTGGCTCAATGCCGAGGTGGTTGCCGAGACGACCCGGCCGGTCGACCTTATCCGGGGTGTTGCCACCAACGGGGAGTTCAAATACCGCTCATACAACGACGGCAGCGATGGAATGGAGCCGTTTCTGAAAACCGAACGCGGGGAGAACTCAGACGCGGCGATCCTGAGACAGATCAAAGAACAGCCCGGCTCCACGCTGGTGTTCGTGAAATCGCGGCGGGAGACTATCGATCTGGCGTTCCGTCTGGCCGCTATGGTGGACTGGCCATCGGCTGAGAGCGCGTTGAGTTCCTTGCTCGATGAAGAACCGTCGTTCCTGATTCGTTCTTTACATTCAACCCTGTCACACGGGGTGGCCTTTCACAATGCCGATTTGTCGGCGGACCAGCGCGCGGCCATAGAGCAGGCGTTTATACGCAAAGAGATCAAAGTGCTGTTCTCCACGACCACTTTGGCACTGGGCGTCAACCTTCCGGCCGACACCGTCTTTCTGGAGACAGTCAAGTTCACTTCCGGCGTTTACGGCGAACGCCCCGGGTTGATACCGATTTCGCGGGCGGAATTCGACAACATGACCGGTCGCGCCGGGCGTCTCGGCATGGCCGTTTCCGGACCCGGACGCGCAGTCGTGCTGGCCGAATCGGTCTTCGATCAGGAACTGCTCTGGCGGCACTATATCGATGACCAGTCAACCGGCACGCTGTCTTCGGCATTTGATTCGATGCCGCAGGAGGATTGGCTCCTCTCGATGATTGTCTCCGGCCTCGTGAGACGGACAAATGACTGCGAGCGGCTACTGGTGCACACCTTCCGGAACAGAGGGGGTGAGCCGCTCACCATTTCCTGGTTATCCGTGCTGGAGCGTCTGGCTGAACACGGCCTTGTCGTCCGGCATGGCGACGACGGTGACATTGCGGCAACTCCTGTCGGTGCCGCCATCGCGCGAAACGGACTTAGTTGCCGCGAGGGGTTGCACCTTCTGATGGGAATGGCGAACAATCGCCCGTCCACGCCGTTCGGCTGGACTGCGCTGGCGCTCGGTTCGCCGGACTGGACCATTCCGGCCGGCATACTGACACGACGGGAACTGGTGGACAACAGTGCCGTGAAAACGCTCTACCAGCGTTTCGACCATGCGGTTGAAGAGATCGGCGAGTTTTTGCCGGGCAGCCACCGTCGCCAGCCGCTTTCGTACCGGGCCGCCGCTATGCTCAAGGCAACTCTGGCGCTCGACGATTGGTGTCGTCTTGTCCCGGTCCAGCGTCTGGAAGAACGGTATCAACTGCATCTGGGGCAACTGACCAATCTTGGCGAGACCGCCGCGCATTTGGTTCGCGGCGTTGCCGCACTCCTCGAAACGGTCGACCGGAGTGACCCCATCATTCTGTCGCTCCGCCAGCATGCCTTCAGTCTGCAACACGGGCTGCCGGTCTCAATGGAGGAGATGCACGTTCAGCTTGGCCGTGTTCTTCGGCGCGGCGATTTCGCAAAACTCCACGCCGCGGGGATTGAGGAACTCTCAGCGCTCGCGGAGCTTTCAAGCGACGAACTTACGAAGCTTTTATCATCCAATAGCAAAGCAGACATAATTAAAGAACTACTCAAATCAATCAAGGAGGAACTCCCCATGACTGCACCCTACATGACCTCGTGCGAGATGATCGGTTCCAAGCCGGACTCGATTGAGATCGATGGTGGCATGACCGGCGACCGGTATCTGGTGAAAATCAACGGCGTGCCGCTTCGTTTAACTGGCAAATCGTTTAAGTACTTCACCAAGCTGGCCTGGGCCCGCGCCAACCGCGATGGCGGCTGGATATACAAAGAGGATATCGAGTCCGGATTCAACCAGGCGCGGTATTTGTACCGGATGAAAAGCGAACTGTACACTGGTCTGCGCTCAAGCTGGCCCGTGTTCGAAAACAACCGGCTTGGCTATTACCGGCTGGATGTCGAACCGGACAAGATCGTCATCAACTTCGAGAATCTGCGGAACCACTTCGACTATGAACTACGGCAACTGGTTCCGGCGACACGGGTATCCGAGAGTCGTTCGAATGCGCAGGTAAGTCTCTGA
- a CDS encoding biopolymer transporter ExbD, producing MAGEVVQREKKGGKKGLRRPKRRVAIRIDMTPMVDIAFLLLIFYMVSTVFAMPQAMEINLPPKDDTVIDIAESNLLTLRVDEQGRYWWHLRRATPENLPKLIPSDRNKPDSVIYQLNSDSLQHLLVNLNRENSKLSTLVLINRKATYNDMVNILDEIDLIERSWNAYTAKQLGVKVDQIPSDQKFSYRYAMGEWEERDDNIMLEAQAAARNRGEM from the coding sequence ATGGCCGGCGAAGTAGTACAGAGAGAGAAAAAAGGTGGAAAGAAGGGACTCAGGCGTCCCAAACGCCGTGTCGCCATCCGTATCGACATGACGCCGATGGTCGATATCGCCTTTCTGCTTCTGATATTTTATATGGTCTCCACGGTGTTCGCAATGCCGCAGGCGATGGAAATCAACCTGCCGCCCAAGGATGATACAGTCATTGACATCGCAGAGTCGAATCTACTGACCCTTCGTGTTGACGAACAGGGCAGATACTGGTGGCATCTTAGGCGGGCTACTCCGGAGAATTTACCAAAGCTGATTCCGAGCGACCGGAACAAGCCTGATTCGGTTATCTACCAGTTGAACTCGGATTCGCTGCAGCACCTTCTGGTCAATCTCAACCGGGAGAACTCCAAGCTCAGCACGCTTGTTCTAATTAACAGAAAGGCCACCTATAACGATATGGTGAATATTCTGGATGAGATTGACTTGATCGAGCGTTCCTGGAACGCCTATACGGCCAAGCAGCTTGGCGTAAAAGTAGACCAGATTCCGTCGGACCAGAAATTCTCCTATCGTTATGCTATGGGAGAGTGGGAAGAGCGGGACGACAACATTATGCTTGAGGCACAGGCGGCCGCGCGGAATCGAGGTGAGATGTAA
- the miaB gene encoding tRNA (N6-isopentenyl adenosine(37)-C2)-methylthiotransferase MiaB: MNNSSRPETFHISTYGCQMNLADSSTLASTLTTRGYRRVEDESQADLVILNTCSVREKAEERVFGRLGELYHYKKSRPGLKVAVVGCMAQRLGSELMRRAPHVDFVLGTDRLFELPDAIEGIEGTSAVMTAFGHENLDQIQPIKETPFSGFVTISRGCDNYCTYCIVPYVRGKERAHSADYIVDAVRRMADEGVVEITLLGQNVNSYRYHDLDFPGLLLRVAGETPIRRIRFMTSHPKDLSKRLVEVMADEPKLLPHIHLPLQSGNNRVLSKMGRLYTVEHYLKIIEYIRKKLDYVAITTDLIVGFPTETENEFEQTLAAVRAVQYDSAFMFRYSVRPGTTAARYEDDVPEADKIRRLNKLIALQQQISYKRNQRELAQTRYGLVEGFSRRSQEYLRARTEGNKTALFRSSNGTKPGDIVRIKITAADAFTLHGDLVASNS; the protein is encoded by the coding sequence ATGAACAACAGTTCTCGTCCTGAGACATTCCATATCTCGACATACGGCTGCCAGATGAACCTGGCGGACTCGTCCACTCTTGCTTCTACTCTAACCACCCGCGGGTACCGCCGGGTGGAGGACGAATCCCAGGCGGATCTCGTTATCCTGAACACCTGTTCGGTGCGTGAGAAGGCGGAGGAGAGAGTATTCGGACGGCTTGGGGAATTGTACCACTACAAGAAGTCTCGGCCCGGGCTCAAAGTCGCGGTGGTTGGCTGCATGGCGCAGCGCCTGGGATCGGAGCTGATGCGGAGAGCACCGCACGTGGACTTTGTACTGGGGACTGACCGGCTGTTCGAGTTGCCCGATGCCATCGAAGGAATCGAGGGGACGTCGGCCGTCATGACCGCGTTCGGTCACGAAAACCTGGATCAGATTCAACCCATCAAAGAGACACCGTTCTCCGGATTTGTGACCATCTCCCGTGGCTGCGACAACTACTGCACCTACTGCATAGTACCGTATGTGCGGGGCAAAGAGCGGGCGCATTCGGCGGATTATATCGTCGATGCCGTCAGGCGAATGGCGGATGAGGGCGTGGTTGAGATCACTCTGCTCGGGCAGAATGTCAACAGCTATCGATACCATGACCTCGATTTCCCCGGCCTGCTCCTTCGAGTGGCCGGCGAAACGCCGATCCGACGAATCCGATTTATGACGTCCCATCCGAAGGACTTGTCCAAACGGCTGGTCGAAGTCATGGCCGATGAGCCCAAACTGCTGCCGCACATCCATCTGCCGTTGCAGTCCGGAAACAACCGCGTACTGAGCAAGATGGGCCGGCTGTACACCGTCGAGCACTACCTGAAGATCATCGAATACATCCGCAAAAAGCTCGATTACGTGGCTATTACGACCGACTTGATCGTCGGTTTTCCAACGGAAACGGAGAACGAGTTCGAGCAGACTCTGGCAGCCGTACGGGCTGTGCAATATGATAGCGCCTTCATGTTTCGCTATTCGGTCCGACCCGGAACAACTGCAGCGCGATATGAGGACGACGTACCCGAAGCGGACAAGATCCGTCGGCTCAACAAGCTCATTGCACTTCAGCAGCAAATCAGCTATAAGCGGAACCAGCGCGAACTGGCTCAAACCAGGTACGGTTTGGTGGAAGGGTTCTCGCGCCGGTCGCAGGAGTATCTGCGGGCGCGCACCGAGGGGAACAAGACGGCCCTCTTTCGGTCCTCCAATGGAACGAAACCCGGCGATATCGTTCGGATCAAGATCACGGCTGCTGACGCGTTCACCCTGCACGGCGACTTGGTGGCATCGAATTCATGA
- a CDS encoding TonB family protein: MAHANQALYSPYGAYELKSRYQKNFMLGTGSVIALVVLVLIVVWVVTAIRSGEKVYGAPTVIKTIAELGPPPTITQRPPQVKVPEANVAAPKIGIPKPVADEEVADEDVTLATKEELAEIVAPDISASQGSDVVVDIQEEEYIPRPDEFVPVEIQPEMIHEVIPEFPRLAKQAGLAGTVWVKALIDKDGNVRDAQVGKSSGTPSLDEAAVKTAFQNKFKPGIQNGRPVICWVTYKVEFKLTD, from the coding sequence ATGGCACACGCAAACCAAGCCCTGTACTCGCCTTACGGTGCGTATGAACTGAAATCGAGGTACCAGAAGAACTTCATGTTGGGGACCGGCTCGGTTATTGCGCTGGTCGTGTTGGTTCTAATAGTAGTCTGGGTCGTAACGGCCATCCGGTCCGGTGAAAAGGTATATGGCGCACCGACGGTCATCAAGACCATAGCTGAACTGGGTCCGCCGCCGACCATTACGCAACGGCCCCCGCAAGTGAAGGTGCCTGAGGCAAACGTCGCCGCTCCCAAGATCGGTATCCCGAAACCGGTGGCCGACGAAGAGGTGGCGGATGAGGATGTCACGCTGGCAACCAAAGAAGAACTGGCAGAGATTGTGGCGCCCGATATCAGCGCCTCGCAGGGGAGCGATGTCGTAGTGGACATCCAGGAGGAAGAGTACATTCCACGACCGGATGAGTTTGTGCCGGTCGAAATCCAGCCTGAGATGATTCACGAAGTTATACCGGAGTTTCCTCGGCTTGCCAAACAGGCTGGTCTCGCCGGTACAGTGTGGGTAAAGGCTCTGATCGACAAGGATGGGAATGTACGTGACGCTCAAGTGGGCAAATCCTCCGGCACGCCATCGCTGGACGAGGCGGCCGTGAAGACGGCCTTCCAGAACAAGTTCAAACCAGGTATTCAGAACGGCCGTCCGGTAATCTGTTGGGTCACGTACAAAGTGGAGTTCAAACTGACCGACTGA
- the lon gene encoding endopeptidase La — translation MIIRSRNQLPIVTSDVEAEYPILPLMTGVLFPGMILAVQVSRPENLELVAHCSNGAREFVASYSHAEVATPDQSPIQQVGVFAAIRDVKDGPRGSKMVTLEGIRRASINQITGTTPFMKGTVYGIDDPPYVAKNIKARVEEVISIVTEITHLDPIYSPELSNVLKVNAEEPSLLADRVAALFHFSLGAKQELLEAATLELRYERLLFYLNGELNRVATVLNINENTKKRIAEEQQRYFLRQQLYEIRRQLGEDPTEEKDAARFRHIVKNAADLPAEVIARARIEIDRLGQLSPASAEYGATKGYLDWLLNLPWGKCSAEEYQISDVERILSSDYFGPVALKEQILQRLSVRKLLGGVDEGPTLCLIGAPGTGKASLAKAIARALGKEFIRISAGGITDVAEIKGSGRTYLGASPGKILRTLREAGTCDPVILIEDIDYFNVDNDSSVNMALLEVIDPRRNARFLDSYIGIPFDLSKVFFICSVRSFEEIPEQFVPRLEIIDLPGYIEREKIVIAKRYIIPSLLKKHGLVKSEFKVNEKVLARIINSYTQEAGLLGFSQQIEKICRKIALEKADKKKNSWHITEKNLESYLGTPTFIPEKIEKQPEIGYVAGLAWTGAGGELMFIEGLKMKGEGQIITTGSLGEVMRESIQAAHSYVRSKADVLGIDSNDFNEFDIHIHFPSGAIPKDGPSAGVTVCLVIASVMAERPIRNDIAMTGEVTLRGRVLPVAGIKEKVSAAYRAGITNVVMPRENQKDIKELPRDIVRKTKFHFIERVDQLFELCLLNYTPSTYTLEKIFAREIARARRRRTRTHKNRSVAAGSQRKR, via the coding sequence ATGATCATTCGCAGCCGCAACCAGTTGCCGATCGTCACTTCGGATGTCGAGGCGGAATACCCGATTCTGCCCCTGATGACCGGGGTTTTGTTTCCGGGGATGATTCTGGCCGTTCAGGTCAGTCGACCTGAGAACCTTGAACTTGTTGCCCACTGTTCAAACGGTGCCAGGGAGTTTGTTGCTTCCTATTCTCATGCCGAGGTAGCCACACCCGACCAGTCACCGATCCAGCAGGTGGGCGTGTTTGCCGCGATTCGTGACGTCAAGGATGGTCCGCGCGGCTCCAAAATGGTGACTCTTGAAGGGATCCGCCGCGCCTCGATCAATCAGATCACCGGCACCACGCCGTTCATGAAGGGGACCGTGTACGGTATCGATGACCCGCCGTACGTGGCCAAGAATATCAAAGCACGAGTGGAGGAGGTCATTTCGATCGTCACCGAGATCACGCACCTCGACCCGATCTACTCTCCGGAGTTGTCAAATGTCCTCAAAGTGAACGCTGAAGAACCGTCGCTTCTGGCGGATCGCGTAGCGGCGCTGTTCCATTTCTCGCTCGGGGCCAAACAGGAACTACTGGAGGCGGCCACACTCGAACTACGCTATGAGCGGCTCCTGTTCTATCTGAACGGCGAATTGAACCGCGTGGCCACAGTGTTGAACATCAACGAGAACACAAAGAAGCGGATCGCCGAGGAGCAGCAACGATATTTCCTGCGACAGCAGTTGTATGAGATCCGGCGCCAGCTTGGGGAAGACCCGACCGAGGAAAAAGACGCCGCCCGATTCAGACATATTGTCAAGAATGCCGCCGATCTTCCGGCCGAAGTCATCGCGCGCGCCCGTATCGAGATCGACCGCCTTGGGCAGCTGTCGCCGGCCTCAGCCGAATACGGCGCTACGAAGGGATATCTTGATTGGCTTTTGAACCTGCCATGGGGGAAATGTTCTGCCGAGGAGTACCAGATATCTGACGTCGAACGGATCCTGTCATCGGATTACTTTGGCCCGGTGGCGCTCAAAGAGCAGATTCTCCAGCGGCTGTCGGTACGAAAGCTTCTTGGCGGTGTTGATGAAGGTCCGACTCTCTGTCTGATAGGCGCTCCCGGCACCGGCAAAGCCTCGCTGGCGAAAGCGATCGCCCGCGCACTCGGTAAGGAGTTCATTCGCATTTCCGCCGGCGGTATCACCGACGTTGCCGAGATTAAGGGGTCGGGCCGCACGTACCTCGGCGCGAGTCCGGGGAAGATCCTTCGCACGCTGCGCGAAGCCGGCACCTGCGACCCCGTCATTTTGATCGAGGACATCGACTACTTCAATGTTGACAATGATTCATCGGTCAACATGGCCCTTCTCGAAGTAATCGACCCGCGTCGGAACGCCCGGTTTCTCGACAGCTACATCGGCATCCCCTTCGACCTGAGCAAGGTGTTTTTCATCTGCTCGGTGCGCTCGTTCGAAGAGATCCCGGAGCAGTTCGTTCCCCGTCTCGAAATCATCGATCTGCCCGGATATATTGAGCGCGAGAAGATCGTCATCGCCAAGCGGTATATCATCCCGAGTCTGCTCAAGAAACATGGGCTGGTGAAATCCGAGTTCAAGGTGAACGAGAAGGTTCTGGCTCGGATCATCAACAGCTACACCCAGGAAGCGGGCCTGCTGGGGTTCTCGCAACAGATCGAGAAGATCTGCCGCAAGATCGCTCTGGAGAAAGCGGACAAGAAGAAGAATTCCTGGCACATCACCGAAAAGAACCTCGAATCGTACCTCGGCACGCCGACGTTCATTCCAGAAAAAATCGAAAAGCAGCCGGAGATCGGGTACGTGGCGGGCCTGGCCTGGACGGGGGCGGGTGGGGAGTTAATGTTCATCGAGGGGCTCAAGATGAAAGGGGAGGGGCAGATCATCACCACCGGTTCACTGGGCGAAGTCATGCGCGAGTCGATTCAAGCGGCCCATTCCTACGTTCGATCTAAAGCTGATGTACTCGGTATCGATTCTAATGATTTCAACGAGTTTGACATTCACATTCATTTTCCTTCGGGAGCAATCCCCAAGGACGGACCATCTGCAGGTGTGACCGTGTGTCTGGTGATCGCGTCGGTTATGGCCGAACGTCCCATCCGCAACGATATCGCCATGACCGGTGAAGTAACTCTGCGGGGACGGGTGTTGCCGGTGGCCGGAATCAAGGAAAAAGTCTCGGCCGCCTACCGCGCCGGAATTACTAATGTCGTGATGCCGAGAGAGAACCAGAAGGACATTAAAGAACTTCCTCGCGATATTGTTCGCAAAACAAAGTTCCATTTCATCGAACGGGTGGATCAACTGTTTGAGTTGTGTTTGCTTAACTACACGCCGTCTACCTATACGCTCGAAAAAATATTCGCGCGCGAGATCGCGCGGGCGCGCCGCCGCCGGACCCGCACGCACAAGAACCGCAGCGTCGCTGCGGGGTCGCAACGAAAACGCTGA